A genomic segment from Lasioglossum baleicum chromosome 5, iyLasBale1, whole genome shotgun sequence encodes:
- the LOC143209073 gene encoding facilitated trehalose transporter Tret1 yields the protein MEGTGMINGSPIHQESRKLWQYLASISACLLVVGIGTALAWTSPVLPQLYKPTSFMVLSQDQGSWVSSLLALGAMGGALPAGAMADKLGRKKSLLLLAAPFLLSWLIILVASQYWLIYIARFLVGLGVGAGCVLGPTYINEISEVSTRGTLGAMFQLFLTVGIFLAFVLGSVLSYTIFALVCALIIVAFVASFYWMPESPVWLVGKMRKQDASMAMSVLRGDVYDPGEELEEMQRDADENAGKNTSFLDMLKSRPDRKAMLASFGMMFFQQASGVNAVIFYTVMIFEASGSSMAPELASILVALVQLVMSGVAALIVDRAGRKPLLMISTSVMSVSLVALGFYFRQKASNSDVSSLGWLPLTSLILFMVAFSIGLGPVPWMLMGELFSAETKALASSVAVTLNWFMVFLVTKSFPAMNLNLGTDATFWIFAVIMAGATAFTQFLVPETKGKSYNEILAELEGEHRPIKAVP from the exons ATGGAGGGCACAGGGATGATTAATGGCTCGCCAATCCACCAGGAGAGCAGAAAGCTGTGGCAGTACCTCGCCTCGATTTCCG CTTGCCTGCTGGTGGTTGGAATCGGCACAGCATTAGCATGGACGTCTCCAGTGCTCCCTCAACTGTACAAACCGACCTCGTTCATGGTGTTGAGCCAGGATCAGGGTTCCTGGGTGAGCTCTTTACTAGCTCTGGGTGCCATGGGCGGTGCCCTGCCGGCAGGAGCGATGGCGGACAAACTAGGCAGGAAGAAGTCTCTTCTTTTGCTTGCTGCTCCGTTTCTCCTATCCTGGCTGATCATTCTGGTCGCCAGCCAGTACTGGTTGATCTACATCGCCAGGTTCTTGGTCGGATTAGGCGTGGGCGCAGGATGCGTCCTTGGGCCGACTTACATCAACGAAATTTCTGAAGTCTCGACCAGAGGTACCCTCGGCGCCATGTTCCAGTTGTTCCTTACCGTTGGCATATTCCTGGCATTCGTCCTGGGAAGTGTCTTAAGCTACACCATTTTTGCCCTGGTCTGCGCCCTCATTATTGTCGCCTTCGTCGCATCATTCTACTGGATGCCTGAATCTCCCGTGTGGCTCGTG GGCAAAATGAGGAAACAGGACGCTTCGATGGCGATGTCCGTGCTCCGTGGCGACGTCTACGATCCCGGCGAAGAGCTCGAGGAAATGCAGAGGGACGCCGACGAGAATGCCGGCAAAAACACGTCGTTCCTCGACATGCTCAAGTCTCGGCCCGACAGGAAGGCGATGCTCGCTTCCTTCGGGATGATGTTCTTCCAACAGGCGTCCGGCGTGAACGCTGTCATCTTCTACACGGTGATGATCTTCGAGGCATCCGGCAGCTCCATGGCGCCGGAACTCGCGTCTATCCTCGTGGCCCTTGTTCAG TTGGTAATGTCAGGTGTCGCCGCGCTGATTGTGGATCGAGCCGGAAGGAAGCCGCTGCTCATGATTTCCACTAGTGTTATGTCAGTCAGCCTGGTCGCCCTGGGTTTCTACTTCAGGCAGAAAGCCAGCAATAGTGACGTCAGCTCGCTCGGATGGCTGCCGTTGACTTCCTTGATCCTCTTCATGGTCGCCTTCTCGATCGG GCTTGGACCAGTACCATGGATGTTGATGGGCGAGCTGTTCTCCGCGGAAACGAAAGCGTTGGCCTCCAGCGTAGCCGTGACCTTGAACTGGTTCATGGTGTTCCTAGTCACAAAGTCATTCCCCGCGATGAACTTAAATCTGGGTACAGACGCGACTTTCTGGATCTTCGCCGTTATAATGGCGGGGGCGACCGCGTTCACCCAATTCTTAGTCCCAGAAACCAAAGGGAAATCGTACAACGAGATTCTGGCTGAACTTGAGGGCGAGCACAGGCCGATAAAGGCTGTCCCCTAG